From a single Lewinella sp. LCG006 genomic region:
- a CDS encoding penicillin acylase family protein, whose translation MKSLKFLISVVVLFALIYLGDTYGLVGSRIPGMAALLNPFTGVWQQAEALKVAEDEVIIPASVAGQVVIDQRGIPHVFAEDESSALFLQGYLHARDRLFQMEVSARATSGRLAEILGPDLLERDRTQRRKGMLVAAQRTAAAWLRNPETSAAINAYCAGVNAYISALSPEDYPVEFKLLGFAPELWTPLKSALFSKSMAETLCFRNRDLAATNARALLGDTLFQHLYPAYNPDQSPVISTEPWLKQEPVINQVTSGTTIGALSFPELAQAPEGIGSNNWALSGSKTASGAPLLSNDPHLSLTLPSIWYEIHLVYEGINVYGVSLPSLPSILIGFNEATAWGITNVGQDVADWYKINWTDTTQTHYWLDGEAVAADIVKDTIYVRGAAPTIIETPWTVFGPVVYDQPEDEYYNLALRWVAHDAPFREDSDNVEAFLNMAKATSLEGYIAALGAFDNPGSNVVYANQANDIALTVTGHFPVRHPQQGRFVQDGSKSANAWSGYIPYDEVPRDVNPPRQFVASANQRSAALSYPYYYLGSFDDYRGRYINRHLEGIENARPEDMMALQYDAHSLRAEEAVPLLLKALAESPAQGKNTSKGIALLKDWDLVYRAEAQAPIVFDSWLDSLYKLTFDEVYALNSEDRPVLFPETWRFIELLRDQPDDLIFDHQSTAQKETAQDLIRQAFEQTMAAVSPILEAGTTWSEHRGTHIRHLANLPGFDSGLIHSDGAKETPNALSNNFGPSWRMVVSLEKPLRAWGVLPGGSSGNAGSPFYTEGIEEWSKGEYFELSLYRKAEEVPARQRLVFKREL comes from the coding sequence ATGAAAAGCTTAAAGTTCTTGATTAGCGTAGTTGTACTCTTTGCGTTGATCTATCTGGGAGATACTTATGGCTTAGTAGGTTCCCGCATACCAGGAATGGCTGCATTGTTGAATCCTTTTACCGGGGTATGGCAACAGGCAGAAGCACTGAAAGTAGCTGAAGATGAAGTGATCATCCCTGCCAGTGTTGCTGGTCAGGTCGTTATCGATCAACGGGGCATCCCACACGTTTTTGCGGAAGATGAGTCTTCTGCACTTTTTCTACAAGGTTACCTGCACGCACGAGATCGCTTGTTTCAAATGGAAGTTTCTGCCCGCGCTACTAGCGGCCGTCTGGCGGAGATTCTGGGGCCGGATTTGCTGGAACGCGACCGTACGCAGCGTAGAAAAGGGATGCTGGTGGCGGCACAACGAACAGCGGCAGCATGGTTGCGTAATCCGGAAACTTCTGCGGCTATTAATGCTTATTGTGCAGGCGTCAATGCTTATATCTCAGCGTTGTCACCTGAAGATTATCCCGTTGAGTTCAAGCTGCTTGGTTTTGCTCCTGAATTGTGGACACCGCTGAAAAGTGCACTCTTCTCCAAGAGTATGGCAGAAACGCTTTGTTTTCGTAACCGAGATTTAGCTGCCACCAATGCGCGAGCCTTATTAGGGGATACGCTCTTCCAGCATTTATATCCAGCATACAACCCAGACCAGTCGCCAGTTATCTCCACGGAACCTTGGCTCAAGCAGGAGCCGGTTATCAACCAAGTCACAAGTGGCACCACAATAGGCGCGCTTTCTTTTCCAGAGTTGGCACAAGCACCCGAAGGGATAGGGAGCAACAACTGGGCATTGTCTGGCAGCAAAACTGCGAGCGGAGCTCCGCTATTGAGCAACGATCCTCACTTAAGCCTTACCTTGCCTTCTATCTGGTACGAAATACACCTGGTTTATGAAGGGATCAATGTTTACGGGGTTTCTTTGCCTTCCTTGCCAAGTATCCTGATTGGCTTTAACGAGGCTACGGCCTGGGGTATCACCAATGTTGGCCAAGACGTTGCCGATTGGTACAAAATCAACTGGACGGATACGACCCAAACCCATTACTGGCTCGATGGTGAAGCGGTCGCTGCCGACATCGTTAAAGATACCATCTATGTGCGTGGGGCAGCACCTACCATCATTGAGACACCCTGGACGGTCTTTGGCCCGGTTGTGTATGACCAGCCAGAAGATGAGTACTATAACCTGGCCTTGCGCTGGGTGGCCCATGATGCTCCTTTTAGAGAAGACTCAGATAACGTAGAAGCTTTCCTGAACATGGCAAAAGCCACTAGCTTGGAAGGTTACATTGCGGCTTTAGGAGCCTTTGATAACCCGGGCTCTAATGTTGTTTATGCCAATCAAGCCAATGATATAGCCTTGACGGTAACAGGGCATTTCCCGGTTCGCCACCCACAGCAGGGGCGTTTTGTTCAGGACGGTAGCAAAAGTGCCAATGCTTGGTCTGGCTATATTCCTTACGATGAGGTTCCGCGAGATGTCAATCCTCCCCGGCAGTTTGTAGCTTCGGCCAACCAAAGATCAGCGGCACTGAGTTATCCCTATTACTATCTAGGGAGCTTTGATGACTACCGTGGCCGTTACATCAACCGCCATTTGGAAGGAATAGAAAATGCACGCCCAGAGGATATGATGGCACTGCAGTACGATGCACACTCTTTGCGGGCGGAAGAAGCAGTGCCCCTGTTGTTAAAAGCACTGGCAGAAAGCCCAGCGCAAGGGAAAAACACCTCAAAAGGGATCGCACTATTGAAGGACTGGGATCTTGTTTACCGGGCAGAAGCCCAGGCACCCATTGTCTTTGACAGCTGGCTGGATAGCCTTTACAAGCTCACTTTTGATGAGGTGTATGCGCTGAATTCAGAAGATCGCCCGGTATTGTTTCCCGAGACATGGCGCTTTATCGAATTATTACGAGACCAGCCAGATGACTTGATCTTTGATCATCAATCTACAGCGCAAAAGGAAACCGCCCAAGACTTGATACGTCAAGCCTTTGAGCAAACGATGGCCGCAGTGTCTCCTATACTCGAAGCTGGTACTACCTGGAGCGAGCACCGAGGTACGCATATCCGGCACCTGGCCAATCTCCCCGGTTTTGATTCTGGTTTGATCCATTCTGATGGTGCAAAAGAAACACCCAATGCACTTTCCAATAATTTTGGCCCTTCGTGGCGTATGGTGGTGTCATTAGAGAAGCCTTTACGGGCCTGGGGTGTTTTACCAGGTGGTTCTTCAGGCAATGCGGGCAGCCCTTTCTATACCGAAGGCATCGAAGAGTGGAGCAAGGGAGAATATTTCGAGCTCTCGCTTTACCGCAAAGCCGAAGAGGTACCCGCACGGCAGCGACTGGTGTTTAAACGAGAGCTTTAG
- a CDS encoding OmpA family protein gives MKNIFSLICCLVLGTSFLSAQPIGTSSYETMLELGETAMASNDYYRALEQYELAFEEREDEELVPLLAELNYQLRDYRQAERWYKRLLRRDPENKFIEQRYNFARVLKMQGKYDEAIQEFQQYLEASTNAERKRQAQLELAGAELGMSLPGNAQGVAVEALDRKKINTPVSQYTPTLNSSGRTLYYASWVGKDVIEADDDDDPEKFARIFQSQITVETNREGEEVVEYGDPEPLGVEINRPGYHSANVSLSPDGRRMFFNRILLTGNVPSESKIYLSEGGDGAWKSANEVVGVNGDYLALQPTVGELYGKEVLFFVSNMDGGEGGMDIYYATHQGEGVYGDPVNLGPGINTPGDEMTPYWFDGTLYFSSDGYPSLGGLDIFYAVWNGTEWSEPNNMGKAYNTEADELSFRLYDEGYKGFFTSNRPEGRSVRGKTCCDDIYGFTIARQFVDLVVGVFNEIDEAQKMPKREPLKGATVQLIDNALAVGTEGTQSLTMASGNRFDFGLNFERSYTVIASHPDFFPDTTTFTTTGVVDSKTFEERFFLKPREPEPIFDTLVNNIPIVMENILYDFDDDRITTSAEIDLTLIYELMTQYPDMKVELGSHTDSRGEDNYNKDLSQRRADSARRWLMRKGIDRTRIVPQGYGETVPQTVSAKVAKQFPFLKEGDILTEAFILALPNEEQQEAAFQLNRRTEFKILEGPTSIQVKSTRLRKQDENNRGNNIGAQVEQNDPVKISQMSTLYGQTNLKNVPIMQFTERTKKIGVVKKGEKRTFSYTFTNRGDTDLIIDLISACDCTTTNQDELVGKRFKPGMSGTINVIFDSSEKDEDETIDIDIYLRNNDNKGNPIVEMLNYSFGLKL, from the coding sequence ATGAAGAATATTTTTAGCCTGATTTGTTGTCTTGTGCTGGGAACCAGTTTTCTCTCAGCACAACCTATTGGAACTTCCTCCTATGAAACCATGCTGGAACTAGGAGAAACCGCAATGGCCAGTAATGATTATTACCGCGCCCTGGAACAGTATGAACTCGCCTTCGAAGAGCGGGAGGACGAAGAACTCGTACCCCTACTAGCAGAGCTCAACTACCAGTTGCGAGATTATCGCCAAGCAGAACGCTGGTACAAGCGTTTGTTGCGCCGCGATCCTGAGAATAAGTTTATTGAGCAGCGTTACAATTTTGCTCGTGTTCTCAAAATGCAAGGCAAATACGACGAAGCCATACAGGAGTTTCAGCAATACCTGGAAGCCAGTACCAATGCTGAAAGAAAGCGCCAGGCTCAGTTGGAATTAGCGGGTGCTGAACTAGGCATGTCGCTACCTGGCAATGCGCAAGGTGTAGCAGTAGAAGCCCTGGATCGCAAGAAAATCAATACGCCGGTGTCTCAGTACACTCCCACTTTGAATTCTTCTGGTCGTACACTTTACTATGCCTCTTGGGTAGGAAAAGACGTCATTGAAGCCGACGATGATGACGATCCCGAGAAATTTGCGCGTATCTTCCAATCGCAGATTACTGTAGAAACAAACCGAGAAGGCGAAGAGGTAGTGGAATATGGCGATCCTGAACCACTTGGCGTAGAGATCAACCGCCCTGGCTACCACAGTGCCAATGTCTCGCTTTCACCCGATGGTCGCCGGATGTTTTTCAACCGGATTTTACTGACGGGCAACGTACCTTCAGAATCAAAAATCTACCTCAGCGAAGGGGGCGATGGTGCCTGGAAAAGCGCCAACGAAGTGGTTGGCGTCAACGGTGACTACCTCGCGCTTCAGCCTACTGTAGGTGAATTATACGGCAAGGAGGTCCTCTTCTTTGTAAGCAACATGGATGGTGGCGAAGGTGGTATGGATATCTACTACGCTACGCACCAAGGCGAAGGTGTTTATGGCGACCCAGTCAATCTGGGCCCCGGCATCAACACCCCTGGCGACGAAATGACGCCTTACTGGTTTGATGGCACCCTCTACTTCAGCTCCGATGGCTATCCATCACTGGGAGGTTTAGACATTTTCTATGCGGTTTGGAATGGTACAGAATGGTCGGAACCTAACAACATGGGCAAAGCCTACAATACCGAAGCCGATGAGCTTTCTTTCCGTCTTTACGACGAAGGATACAAAGGGTTCTTTACCTCCAATCGCCCTGAAGGACGTTCCGTTCGCGGTAAAACTTGCTGTGACGACATTTATGGCTTCACCATTGCCCGTCAATTTGTAGACTTGGTTGTGGGTGTATTCAATGAAATCGACGAAGCACAGAAAATGCCCAAGCGTGAGCCCCTCAAAGGAGCAACGGTCCAACTTATTGACAATGCCCTGGCTGTAGGCACTGAAGGCACACAATCCCTGACGATGGCCAGCGGTAATCGCTTTGATTTTGGTCTCAATTTCGAGCGGTCTTATACCGTCATTGCTAGCCATCCTGATTTCTTCCCGGACACCACTACTTTCACTACCACAGGTGTCGTGGATAGTAAAACCTTTGAAGAGCGCTTCTTCCTCAAGCCTCGTGAACCAGAACCTATATTCGATACGCTTGTAAATAATATCCCAATCGTAATGGAGAATATCCTTTACGATTTTGATGATGACCGTATTACGACCTCCGCAGAAATTGATCTTACCTTGATCTACGAGCTCATGACGCAGTACCCTGACATGAAAGTAGAATTGGGGTCGCACACGGATTCTCGTGGAGAAGACAACTACAACAAAGACCTCAGTCAGCGCCGGGCCGATTCTGCACGCCGTTGGTTGATGCGTAAGGGTATTGATCGCACGCGCATTGTACCACAAGGTTATGGAGAAACCGTACCACAAACGGTATCGGCAAAGGTAGCGAAACAGTTTCCCTTCCTGAAAGAAGGAGATATTCTTACTGAGGCATTTATTCTTGCATTACCTAATGAAGAGCAACAAGAAGCTGCTTTCCAGCTAAATCGTCGCACAGAATTCAAAATCCTGGAAGGACCAACCAGTATCCAAGTCAAATCTACTCGACTCAGAAAGCAGGATGAAAATAATCGCGGCAACAATATTGGTGCTCAGGTAGAGCAAAATGATCCGGTAAAAATTTCTCAGATGTCTACCCTTTATGGACAGACCAATCTGAAGAATGTGCCTATCATGCAGTTCACCGAACGTACTAAGAAAATTGGTGTGGTGAAAAAAGGTGAGAAACGTACCTTCAGCTATACCTTCACCAATCGTGGAGATACGGATTTGATCATTGATCTGATCTCCGCTTGTGATTGTACCACGACCAACCAGGATGAGCTGGTAGGCAAACGCTTCAAGCCCGGCATGTCGGGTACCATCAACGTTATTTTCGACAGTTCCGAAAAAGACGAAGACGAGACCATCGACATCGATATCTACCTTCGCAACAACGATAACAAGGGCAACCCGATCGTGGAGATGTTGAATTACAGCTTCGGGTTGAAGCTCTAA
- a CDS encoding PorP/SprF family type IX secretion system membrane protein: MKLSRLLPILVLLFCWQGLSAQDVHYTLFDYSPLRSNPALTGAFEGSVRIGGIYRSQWFTVGDATEFGTPSFYADAPIIRGFRQQDWIGVGLFVMSDKYGSNDLQTSGGQLSASYHLANKKRTNVLTLGAQYGRMQRSINYNSPLYEQIISANSGGGGLPPADGEFGQTQEEMTDFTDINVGLLYRTQIDKISSLEIGLAGLHLNTDDNALLTAGGLPSKREITAIGHAIYQRELDNDWSINPKLFWQTTEAGGNEVQIQAWAGKQMNPDFKINFGLGYRAGDAANILFGIDYKDLRAALAYDLTVSSANSITNYQSGFEIGAYYIIKIYKQPELPPTILCPRF; this comes from the coding sequence ATGAAGCTCAGCAGACTTTTACCCATTTTAGTACTGCTCTTTTGCTGGCAAGGCCTCTCTGCCCAAGATGTACACTACACATTATTCGACTATTCCCCCTTACGCAGCAACCCTGCACTTACTGGAGCTTTTGAAGGCTCTGTACGTATTGGTGGTATTTACCGTAGCCAATGGTTTACGGTAGGTGATGCAACGGAATTCGGAACTCCCTCCTTTTATGCTGACGCCCCGATTATTCGTGGTTTCAGACAACAAGACTGGATTGGAGTAGGATTATTTGTGATGAGTGACAAGTACGGCAGTAATGACCTTCAGACTTCCGGTGGCCAACTGTCCGCAAGTTACCACCTGGCTAACAAAAAGAGAACCAATGTTCTGACTTTAGGTGCCCAATACGGTCGGATGCAACGCAGCATCAACTACAACAGCCCCCTCTATGAGCAAATCATCTCTGCCAATTCTGGTGGCGGTGGCCTACCACCCGCCGATGGTGAGTTTGGCCAAACGCAAGAAGAGATGACGGACTTTACCGACATCAACGTCGGGCTTCTTTACCGTACGCAAATAGACAAGATTTCCAGCCTGGAGATTGGTCTGGCTGGTCTTCACCTCAATACGGATGACAATGCCTTACTAACCGCAGGAGGTCTTCCTAGCAAGCGGGAAATCACCGCTATTGGCCACGCGATCTACCAAAGAGAACTCGACAATGACTGGAGTATCAACCCCAAGCTCTTCTGGCAAACGACCGAAGCAGGTGGCAATGAAGTACAAATCCAGGCTTGGGCCGGAAAGCAGATGAACCCTGATTTCAAAATCAACTTTGGTCTGGGTTACCGTGCTGGCGATGCTGCCAACATTCTTTTTGGCATTGACTACAAAGATTTACGTGCAGCACTTGCTTATGATCTTACTGTTAGCAGCGCCAACTCTATCACCAATTATCAGAGTGGTTTTGAAATAGGTGCTTACTACATCATCAAGATCTACAAGCAGCCCGAGTTGCCACCGACCATTTTGTGTCCTCGCTTCTAA